From a single Methanofollis sp. W23 genomic region:
- a CDS encoding signal recognition particle subunit SRP19/SEC65 family protein, translating to MEHVCVLYPCYFHAGLRRAQGRRVPLDLAVSDPSLADLKTALKKCGCSSFKTEEKHHPAYWHRREGRVVVEYEGPKRELVRKVARALEVKKK from the coding sequence ATGGAACATGTCTGCGTCCTCTATCCATGCTATTTTCATGCCGGTCTGAGGCGGGCCCAAGGGAGGCGTGTCCCGCTGGACCTTGCGGTCAGCGACCCAAGCCTTGCCGACCTCAAGACCGCCCTCAAGAAGTGCGGGTGTTCTTCCTTCAAGACCGAGGAGAAGCATCACCCGGCCTACTGGCACAGGCGCGAGGGCCGGGTCGTCGTCGAGTATGAAGGCCCCAAGCGCGAACTGGTCAGGAAGGTGGCGCGGGCCCTTGAGGTGAAGAAAAAATGA
- a CDS encoding histidinol phosphate phosphatase domain-containing protein, which produces MSGLYDLHTHTTLSDGDLLPIELVRRLSVLGYEVVGIADHVDCSNIRSVVETTACLRESAARYGVRLLCGVEITHVPPEEIAGLAARAKDEGADLVVVHGETTVEPVAPGTDHAACACPEVDVLGHPGFITPEDAHLAAENRVALEITARAGHNRTNGYVAMVAREAGCMMVVDSDAHAPSDLMTAEERMAVARGAGLTEEECRRSASINIVSDLLGI; this is translated from the coding sequence ATGAGCGGGCTGTACGACCTGCACACCCACACCACGCTCAGCGACGGGGACCTCCTCCCGATCGAACTGGTACGGCGGCTCTCGGTCCTCGGCTACGAGGTCGTCGGGATCGCCGACCATGTCGACTGCTCAAATATTCGATCGGTCGTCGAGACGACGGCCTGTCTCAGGGAGAGCGCCGCGCGCTATGGGGTCAGGCTCCTCTGCGGGGTGGAGATCACCCATGTCCCGCCCGAGGAGATCGCCGGCCTTGCCGCCCGTGCGAAAGACGAGGGCGCGGACCTGGTGGTGGTCCATGGCGAGACGACGGTCGAACCGGTGGCACCGGGGACCGATCATGCGGCCTGCGCCTGTCCTGAGGTCGATGTCCTCGGCCACCCCGGGTTTATCACGCCCGAAGATGCACACCTTGCCGCAGAGAACAGAGTCGCTCTGGAGATCACGGCGCGGGCCGGGCATAACCGGACAAATGGGTATGTGGCGATGGTCGCGAGGGAGGCGGGGTGCATGATGGTCGTGGACTCTGATGCCCATGCGCCCTCGGACTTGATGACTGCAGAGGAGAGAATGGCTGTTGCTCGCGGTGCGGGGCTTACAGAGGAGGAGTGCCGGAGATCAGCATCTATAAATATTGTTTCGGATTTACTCGGAATTTAA
- a CDS encoding 30S ribosomal protein S6e: MVDFKVVVSDKKAGRAYNIEASGAAASGFVGKKIGDEVDGAPLGLAGYTLQISGGSDKTGIAARKDLPGVGRRRILLSEGFGFHPELDGERRRKTIRGSEITQDFVQINTIVMAYGAQTLEEIFGKPEEEAAAEE; the protein is encoded by the coding sequence ATGGTCGATTTCAAGGTTGTCGTTTCAGACAAAAAGGCGGGCCGCGCCTACAATATTGAGGCCAGCGGGGCTGCTGCCTCCGGGTTTGTCGGGAAGAAGATCGGCGACGAGGTGGACGGCGCACCTCTCGGGCTTGCAGGCTACACCCTCCAGATCTCAGGCGGCTCTGACAAGACCGGGATCGCCGCCAGAAAAGACCTGCCAGGCGTTGGCCGCAGGCGGATCCTCCTCTCGGAGGGCTTCGGGTTCCATCCTGAACTCGACGGCGAGCGGCGCAGGAAGACGATCCGGGGCAGCGAGATCACCCAGGACTTCGTCCAGATCAACACGATCGTCATGGCATATGGCGCCCAGACGCTCGAGGAGATCTTCGGGAAGCCTGAGGAAGAAGCAGCCGCAGAAGAGTAA
- a CDS encoding DUF2240 family protein: MTLEITVAAPFKQMHRAEMEQNQFVFFLALDRKWMNVDQANAVLHLAETKALVKVEEGVVSPLFEVSAVTIPLGFKPGPEVLDAPDPCHDLIERIAGVQGLEPNEVAAEMNQVIDEEFGGTLRAGAAAVLLARRYGVEWHDLLPEIRESVVGGR; the protein is encoded by the coding sequence ATGACGCTTGAGATCACAGTGGCGGCCCCATTCAAGCAGATGCACAGGGCGGAGATGGAACAGAACCAGTTTGTATTTTTCCTTGCCCTTGATCGGAAATGGATGAATGTCGACCAGGCCAATGCCGTCCTGCACCTTGCCGAGACAAAGGCCCTGGTGAAGGTGGAGGAAGGAGTCGTCTCCCCCCTCTTCGAGGTCTCGGCGGTGACGATCCCGCTGGGGTTCAAACCCGGTCCCGAAGTACTGGATGCTCCGGATCCCTGTCACGACCTCATCGAGCGGATCGCCGGGGTGCAGGGTCTCGAACCCAATGAGGTGGCGGCAGAGATGAACCAGGTGATCGACGAGGAGTTCGGCGGCACGCTCAGGGCCGGTGCCGCCGCCGTCCTGCTCGCCCGCCGGTACGGGGTGGAGTGGCATGACCTCCTGCCCGAGATCAGGGAGAGCGTGGTGGGAGGAAGATGA
- the hypB gene encoding hydrogenase nickel incorporation protein HypB produces the protein MHHIDVQIEKDVYAANDRLAAANAAHLKDHGVRGFDLLGAIGSGKTSLIERLAPLLNARGLNAGAVAGDVYGDDDFKRVVSLGIPAVNANTGTECHLDAHLVEHALEHLDLDKVDILFIENVGNMVCPTDFALGAEKRIVVVSCTEGDDVVNKHPMMFRCCSIAVINKVDLAPLVGCDMDRMEADIRRYNPEMQIFRTNMKTGEGMEALLDAILD, from the coding sequence ATGCACCACATTGATGTCCAGATCGAGAAGGATGTGTATGCGGCGAACGACCGTCTCGCCGCGGCGAATGCCGCCCACCTCAAGGACCATGGGGTCAGGGGTTTTGACCTCCTTGGTGCGATCGGGTCGGGCAAGACCTCGCTCATCGAACGTCTTGCCCCTCTCCTGAACGCGCGGGGCTTGAATGCCGGCGCAGTCGCCGGCGACGTCTATGGCGACGACGACTTCAAACGGGTCGTGTCCCTCGGCATCCCGGCCGTCAATGCCAACACCGGCACCGAGTGCCATCTGGACGCCCATCTCGTGGAACATGCCCTCGAACACCTCGATCTTGACAAGGTCGACATCCTCTTCATCGAGAACGTGGGCAACATGGTCTGTCCCACCGACTTTGCTCTTGGTGCCGAGAAGCGGATCGTGGTCGTCTCCTGCACCGAGGGCGACGACGTCGTGAACAAGCACCCGATGATGTTCAGGTGTTGTTCGATTGCGGTGATCAACAAGGTCGACCTCGCCCCCCTGGTCGGGTGCGACATGGACCGGATGGAGGCCGACATCCGCCGGTACAACCCTGAGATGCAGATCTTCCGGACAAACATGAAGACTGGCGAAGGGATGGAAGCCCTCCTTGATGCCATTCTGGATTGA
- a CDS encoding 30S ribosomal protein S8e has protein sequence MQWQGRSVRRLTGGRNHPAVGKRRYQRGRAPAETHIGEKRNRSVRVRGGETKVRALRVDFASVSNPASGETKKVAIQDVEENPADINYVRRNLLTKGAIIKTEIGRARVRSRPGQDGVVNAVLIE, from the coding sequence ATACAGTGGCAAGGTAGATCCGTCCGGCGCCTCACCGGTGGGAGGAACCACCCGGCAGTCGGGAAACGGCGTTATCAGCGCGGCCGGGCTCCGGCCGAGACCCACATCGGGGAGAAGAGAAACCGCAGCGTCAGGGTTCGCGGTGGCGAGACAAAGGTCCGGGCACTCCGTGTCGACTTTGCGTCCGTCTCAAATCCTGCGTCTGGTGAAACAAAGAAGGTCGCTATCCAGGACGTGGAAGAGAATCCGGCAGATATCAACTACGTCCGCCGGAACCTCCTCACCAAGGGTGCGATCATCAAAACTGAAATAGGGCGGGCCCGTGTCCGGAGTCGCCCTGGTCAGGACGGCGTGGTCAACGCCGTGCTGATCGAGTAA
- a CDS encoding DsrE family protein, whose amino-acid sequence MKKWQAVFHLTEAGKGERTVQNVTHLIEEWGDEVAVEVVANGDGIKSLLMTGPYGDQVRDLAGAGVRFAVCARSARALGFTREDFPRVVAFVPSGVGEIVRREAEGYAYIRP is encoded by the coding sequence ATGAAGAAATGGCAGGCCGTCTTCCACCTGACCGAGGCAGGGAAGGGCGAGCGGACCGTACAGAACGTGACGCACCTCATAGAAGAGTGGGGGGACGAGGTCGCCGTCGAGGTTGTGGCAAATGGCGACGGGATTAAGTCCCTGCTCATGACCGGGCCGTACGGCGATCAGGTCCGTGACCTTGCCGGTGCAGGGGTGCGTTTTGCGGTCTGTGCCAGGAGCGCACGGGCCCTGGGGTTCACGCGGGAGGACTTCCCGCGGGTCGTGGCCTTCGTGCCTTCTGGCGTCGGCGAGATCGTGCGGAGAGAGGCAGAGGGATACGCGTACATCAGGCCGTGA
- a CDS encoding transcription initiation factor IIB: MAEIEKLKMLQSEREALKKRVRTPVREKQVKREATSETVCPECGSRQLVHDYERAELVCKNCGLVLDEEFIDRGPEWRAFDHDQRVKRSRVGAPMTFTIHDKGLSTMIDWRNRDSYGRAISSKNRAQLYRLRKWQRRIRVSNATERNLAFALSELDRMASALGLPRNVRETAAVIYRDAVDKNLIRGRSIEGVAAAALYAACRQCSVPRTLDEIAEVSRVSRKEIGRTYRFISRELGLKLLPTSPIDYVPRFCSGLNLKGEVQSRAVEILRQAGERELTSGRGPTGVAAAAIYISSILSGERRTQREVAEVAGVTEVTIRNRYKELAEKLDIEIIL, from the coding sequence ATGGCAGAAATCGAGAAACTAAAGATGCTTCAGAGCGAGCGTGAGGCCCTCAAGAAGAGGGTGCGCACGCCGGTCAGGGAAAAACAGGTCAAACGTGAGGCAACAAGCGAGACGGTCTGCCCGGAGTGCGGCAGCCGTCAGCTCGTCCACGACTATGAAAGGGCCGAACTGGTCTGCAAGAACTGCGGTCTGGTCCTCGACGAAGAGTTCATCGACCGCGGGCCAGAGTGGCGGGCCTTCGACCACGATCAGCGGGTGAAGCGGTCGCGTGTCGGCGCACCGATGACCTTCACGATCCACGACAAGGGTCTCTCGACGATGATCGACTGGAGGAACCGCGACTCGTACGGTCGTGCGATCTCCTCGAAGAACCGGGCGCAGTTGTACCGTCTGCGCAAATGGCAGCGGCGGATCCGGGTCTCGAACGCCACCGAGCGGAACCTCGCCTTCGCACTCTCCGAACTGGACCGGATGGCCTCGGCCCTTGGTCTGCCACGGAACGTGCGCGAGACGGCGGCGGTCATCTACCGTGATGCGGTGGACAAGAACCTCATCAGGGGCAGGTCGATTGAAGGCGTGGCGGCGGCTGCACTCTATGCGGCGTGCCGGCAGTGCTCGGTCCCGAGGACGCTCGACGAGATCGCCGAGGTCTCCAGGGTCTCGAGGAAGGAGATCGGACGGACGTACCGGTTCATCTCCCGCGAACTGGGGCTCAAGCTCCTGCCGACCTCGCCGATCGACTATGTGCCGCGGTTCTGCTCTGGTCTCAACCTGAAGGGCGAGGTACAGAGCCGTGCAGTCGAGATCCTCAGGCAGGCCGGCGAGCGCGAACTCACGAGCGGCCGTGGGCCGACCGGGGTCGCGGCAGCGGCGATCTACATCTCGTCCATCCTCTCAGGGGAGCGGCGGACCCAGCGCGAGGTCGCCGAGGTGGCGGGCGTCACCGAGGTGACGATCCGGAACCGGTACAAGGAACTGGCAGAGAAACTGGATATCGAGATCATTCTCTGA